TGCGTGGCCTCATTTTAGGTCAGTTATTTTGTTTACGTCATAAGTTTACTTAATTTTCTTGTGGCGTTTGCTACCTTCACAGAATTACTTTCCAGTACCTTACATTTGAAACTTTCCGTTCAAGtttattcctttttcttttttccttctcCCATGTTTTAATTCCTTTCCAGAATTCCTTAATTTATGTTTATCGATTAGGACTGCCGTTTCATTTCTTCACAGTTCAGTTATTTTGCACTATATACTTTCAGTCTACAtctattctaatttttttatccaGTAGTATAGTTATATTTCTCGAGAAGATGAGAGCTTTGGATCTTCATCCCAGTGCTAGTGATTACATGAAGCAACTGTAGTGCAATTTAGATCTGTTGTGTGTCCATGCAACTGAGCACTATTTTGACTGTCCTTGCATTTGATATCGTGCGAGTGCGACAGCAATTGTCTTCTGATGTCTCTTCATTTACAATGTACTTGATTTCCTGTAGCTTTCTGTTGTTCATGAGAGTAATGTTGGTCGAGACTTCAATCTTGTACTCATAATTCCAACATCTATATGGCTCTATGAGGGTCATTTTTCTAGAACATGTTTAGTAGTACTATGGGGTTATGTAATCGAGAAGCTAAAGGAATTTAGAGCAGATGATCATTTTATTCATATTGATTGGATGTAAAATGAAAGATTATTGTAACTTAGCTATGCTTTTTCATTAAACTAGTTTATTAGGTGGAAGTATGGCCGTGTTAAGATAATGTAATGGAGGTGGCAGTCACTGTGCCAGTGGTACTAACTGTAGGGATATGGTGCTGGTTTTGGATGTGCTGGTGAAGGTGTGAGCCTCCGAGGTGTTGATGTTAGATGCAATGGTACGTACAATGGCAGCGCCACAGAGGTGGCAGCTATTGTGATAACAGTTATAGAAGGGACAATGGATGATGAATTGATCAATGCGATCAAAATAACATGAGTAAATAGATTTCATGTGCCATGAGCATTACATCTGCAAAATTATGTTGATGGAATAATGTAATGGGAATACTGTTGGTTAGCCATGTTTGTATAACCAAATAATGGGAATGCAATATGATTGTGATTATATTCGATAATTTTCCAACAAATTTGATGTTGGGTTAGAGTGACTGCTAGATCTCGGAATATCGGTAAGGTTTTTCTAAAAACTAAAAGTAATTGTGTGCACCTAGAAAGTAGAAACCATTGATTTGGGTTCTGTCTCCCCTTGCAACACAGATCTATTTGATTCCTTTCAATTGGTTTATATTATTCTGCTCTTTTTGTTTATGATGTTGAAATGCTTTTGCTTTtgctgaatgtactttcttAATCACTTATATTTGCAATGTATGTTACTTTTTTTTTGgtatatttctttcttttttgggTCATTAGGTGTTTTCTATGCTGATCATCTCTGTAGATCTCAAAATCTATAGATGTCTAGTCAATCGACATCTATTTCTATGGAGATTTGGTTGTTAGTATAATGTTGAACTTACAGGCTTTTATAGGAATAGGTATATTTTCATGTTGATTGATTACTTCATAACTAAGAATGTTTGGTTTGGTCACATCACTTGGTTTTATCCTGTTTCCTCTAAGCAAAGAATCCTGATTGCTTTCTAGCATCCTGTTTCGAAAAGCTGCTCTCCATGTGCACTCTTaactttttttcatattatatttttcatattttagttCACATATATTCCTGGTTTTTCAGCTTCTTTTCAGAATACTCAAGGAAATCAGGGCGAGAATGATCCAAATAATACAACTGTGGGTAGTTTGTTTTATTGACTGTTTGCATGGTTACATCTCGCTCTAAACTATTAACTTGTTACTCTTTAATGCAGATATTTGTTGGGGCCTTAGATCCAAGTGTTTCAGATGACCATTTGAGACAAGTGTTCAGTAAATATGGTGAGCTAGTACATGTGAAAATACCCGCTGGCAAGCGATGTGGATTTGTTCAGTTTGCTAACAGGTATTTGAGGGCTTTATGCTACCTGTTTGTTATGTAATATCATTTTTGCCATTCTATATTGAtttggttatctgcatatgaTTTTATTCAGGGCTTGTGCTGAACAAGCATTATTGATGTTGAATGGAACCCAGTTAGCAGGGCAAAGTATTCGGCTTTCATGGGGGCGCAGTCCTTCAAACAAACAGGTCTTTGTTTCTTCCCCGTTAAAATCAGCTGTGTTTTTTGACAATGTATATTCCCAtgtattttaaaaactaaaaaggcATCCATTGGTTATGTCCAGGCACAGCCAGATCAAAGTCAATGGAATGGAGGATATTATGGATATGCACAAGGATATGATGCATATGGATATGCATCTTCCCAAGACCCTAACATGTATTATGGTGGCTATCCTGGATACGGAAACTACCAGCAACCAGCAACTTTCCAACAGCCACAGCAGGTAGTTAAAAATAACAAGTTTAGAACTTTCACTTTTGTTGTTCAACTAGTAAATAGGATTACCAATATACAGAAGCACTTCGGACAGAAATGGGTGGTATTTAGAAAGGATAGGATTATTTTCCTGATCACTGGGTGGTGATTGCTTGCTGTTTTGTCATCTATTCTTCATCGGAACATGATCTGAAAACACCCATGTAGGTTGTTAGCTGTTGCGTATGCATTGCTATATTCTTACATTTCTGGTATGCGCAGTGATGTTGCTGTGGTGGATGTAGACAAAGTTGGCCCTAATCCTCGGCAGCAGTTCGCGTTCCGCAGACCATTGTACAATGCTTGATGTTTGGAAGTAGGCTTTTGACCTATTTTGTAGTGATATAGTGATTATTAGTGTGTTTGTTTTGGGTGTGCATCACGACATACGATGCATGTTGAAATTGTCAGATATTGCTTTTATGTTGTGTCCAGTACAACTTCttactttcaatttattatggTATTGCTTGTGCTTCCTGTGGATATGCTAGTTTATCTGCGCTTGTGttgttttttctaaaaaaattcttttctctagtggcttctttttttattattattattaaaacaatATATTTGCCTAATATTTTAACTGCTCAAAGTTTAATTAATGAGAGGGAAGTATTAGTTTTGTAATATTTGTAAACGAAAATATTTTGTTTGGTAAAGTAGATCTAAAGCTCGCCTTTGCTGAATCGGTGGGGGGGGTACATAGTTAGGTCTAGTTGGGTCAATTCAAGACGACTGGGTATATCTTTAagggaaaatttattatttagtgggAAAAACTTGTTAATGGGTCTTTGGTCTTATAAAATACATTACAACCATTTTTacgttaaaaaaatatagtaattagtcttttattaattttatttattttaaatgttttattatttaattttttagattaaaaaattattaattgattttttaatttataaaaaaattaatattatttagaatatttaaattttcttataatatcttgatattgaaaattaattaataaatttttatattttataaaaataatagtaattttgAAGTCACTTTGATTTAAGACGTACGGTCATGCTTTCATTGTCTTTTAGAATTTCAGATGATGCTAAAGTATACTGACATAAAAGAATTATCCAACTgttgtaaaattttaatgattaaaatgttattgtatttaattttaaattaatttctagttgATATATTAAAACAGTTTTCTTTTGATAGCGTCTCGCAGTTGTACGAAACTACTAAACCTATATCTTTTAATGCAAATACACAATTTGTATGGTAAAACTTATGTGATAAACGCTTATTAAAATTGTAGCTCTGGAACCAAAACAACTTCTAAGGTTCATTCCTTTTTCTGTAGGAGATTGAAAAGAAAGAAACTTGATTGATTGAATCTACTAAATGAATAATATACTTACATTAAATTAGGCCACTCATGTctaaattttactattaaattcataatattttcaaattatttagttGTTAATTTATAAGGAGTTTAggtaatttaattgaatttaatatatGGCCTCAGACCAATTTTAAGCTGTATGCACTACTCTTAGGCAAAGATGCTTGGATTAGAAGCATAAAACAGCTAATAGATGTTATATCCAACAACTGTTTCATACTCCTTTAGTAAAAATATCAAACAGCTTTTGTTCAATTGATGCACTTCTTGAACTGTTGTAGTTCAGAAACTTTCGAAATTAAAACTATTCACAATCAACTACTACTTCACAATAGAAATATCATCTCACCTTTTCTTCAAtctctatatatattttattttatttcttatttaaaaataaaatacgtaTACAATTACTAatgtattaatttataattattctatCATACTCtctaatagtaaaataaatacatataaataCAATATACATCACTATTAATCATTTTTCCATAAGAATAATAGTagctatataaaattttatcaaacacTTAATATATATTAGCTACCATCGACTATCAGCAACTATTTGAGGcataacaaaagaaaagaaagcagaaCTGCATGCTGAAGCGGACTTGGAAAAGAATAATGAATAATGTAAATTGTGAACTGAAAATGTATATAGGAGACTGACTATACTTTCGTTCctctttttttatagaaaacaaTGCTGCTTCTCATTGATGATGATTAATCACAATCAATATAAACCAATAAACGCTATAACTTGCGCATACAGGGACAAAAATACTGCAAGACGTGCACCTGCTGCGTGATGTGgaatggagagaaaagataaaacATATCCACTTCTCTTGGAGAAAATGCTACCAGCAAAAAAAACGCAGTGCACCAGGAAAGAACTGAACCTATAGAGGATCTCTTTAATGCATTGTACTTAACAACTTGAGGGCCAGAGCTTCCTGCTCTGCTAGAGAAATGGAATCAGTTTTCACAAGTTTCTCTCTGTCCTCTGTTGTCTTGCCATCATCACTGTCGCTATCGAAATATATCTTCGACCTCTTTGGCTTCCTGTCACCCATTTTCTCTCCTTCTGATGCAGAAACATCTTCCTCCTCATCCCTATCTTCCTCACTGTCACTAGTTTGTTTCTTCCGCTTCATCTTCTCCTTAATTCGCTTCTCTCTGCGACGCTGCCGGTCCAGAGCCTTGTCTTCCTTGTCTGCTTGCTTCAAGTCCTCTCTCATCTTCTTATAATATTCTTCTCTTTTGCCTACAAAATAAAGCAAGATTCAGAATACTTCTAATATATCGGCAACTGTCCAACTTCATATCCCTCGGCCAGTCTAGAAAGACCGCCAAAAAAATTGAGGAATTTGGATATCTTTTTCAACATTATAATAAACTTATTTTGCCTCTGCAACACATACAGTATCATTCATGCTTCTTATAGTTCACAATTTCAGGAGTCAAAAAGTATTTACCTTGATCAAGTAGAGATGAATTATCAACATTCTTTCCATCAGCCACCCttgcaagtggaggaagtgtaTTCCCCTCCTCATCAAAAACAACCCTTGTTCCCACCGGTCTATGGATATTGATCTTCAACTTCTTTTTCTTCAGAACCCGTGTTCCAGGCCTGTGagcaatttaaaataaataaaaattaaaaaatactgaATGTGATCTTATTCCTACAGCCAAACAATTGTATCTAACATTAATGGAAGAATCAATCTCATCTTAAGCAAATTTGGCAGTTCAACCCATTTCTTTGAATTCATTTAAGCATGTATGAGGCTCATATATCAACAATATTCTGTAGAAGTTACATACAAGATTGGCCCTAGTTCGCTTGTTTTTTCTTCACCCTCGTGTTCAGTTTCCTTCGATAGCAGAAAACCTTTCTCCACATCTGCTTCCCCAGAATTACCAATATCTAGCTCTTCTCTTTGTCCTTCCAAATCTTCTTCTCTGAATGCACCAGTTGCTAGGCTGGCAATATCCTTGTCGGCATTATCCAATTGAATTCCTGACATCATCTTTCCCTTAATTTTCTGATTCAGAAAGCGGAGTTTCGGGGTCATTGGTAGACCCATTGAAGCAGAAAATTCATCAATAGGCAGCTTCATTACATCAAACACCTCTTTATCCTTTTGAATATGGATAGACCGCAAATATGTTACAAACGCCCTTTTAGCCAAGTCCTGCAAATCTGAATCTTTGACGAGTAAAGCTGAAAACAACCCAGAAACTGGTTGCAGTCTTTTATTGTTTGCCTGAAAATCAGTGTCCAGAAAGCAGGGTTAGTACCAAGTAGTTAATGAAGACAAGAACTTAAACCTTAAACATGGGGTCAAACTCTTTCTATTGATGATATTTCAGTCATTTAATTGATTACCTACTTTAatcattcaaataaaaaaatgaaagtaaTAAGTacgattttttttccttttaatgtaATAGAGATTACCTTAATAAACTGTATAGGTACTTTTGCTGCTTGCAATTTTTCAAGCATCTTCATTTCTGAAGGCATCAGAAACAAAACTGACCTCCCTCCGGATACATAGCGAGCAGTGCGACCAACTCTGTGAATGTAGGATGCAACATCTTCTGGACAATCCACCTATAAGAAGGAAATAGACTTTTAAGAACCAATCAATCATTAAAGATGTGCCTTCTCTTTTTAAATAACCAATATCTGACCTGGACAACCCAGTCAACAGCCTTATTAAAATCAAGGCCTCTTGAGGCCACATCAGTTGAGAAGAGAACTGAGCGTTTCTCACAGAACTGAGAATAGATTACCATCCTTTTCCCCTGTTTCATCTTTCCATGAAGACACTTCAGTGGAATTCCAGGCCGCAATTTCTTAAATGCTTCAAAGACAAATTTCACCTGTTATTTGTTCAGGGTTATAAACAACAGTAAGAACCAATGTTGTGGAAGAGATCAATTACAGGCCAATTATACACCACAAACTGCAGAAGAGATCAATTATAGGCGTTCTTCTGGTGGGGGGACTGGGGAAGGGGAGACAGCAGCCACAAAAATGCCTTCTTTTGTATGGTAAACTAGTGCAACTTATCATAGATTCCCACTTGATAATCAAGGTTAATTAAATTGCAGAATGGTTTAATAAGAGTTTGTACTTTTGCTGAGGAGAATGGTTTATCAAGTGTTTGTTCTTTTCCCAAGGACAATAATTTATTAAGGATTGTTTATGAAAGGTTTGTCCTTTTGCTGAGGAGAAAGTAAAATGGATGATGCTCAAATCTCAGGCACATCTGAATATCTAATTCTACTTCTACGAAAATAAACACAAATTCAGAAACAGCTGAATACAGTAAGATATGAACATGTCGAACTCCAATTCTCCATAATCCAAACCATATGAATGCAACCATGAAGGAATGACATTCTAGTTGTGCATGCAACAATGGTAGTATAATAATTGAGCTAAGTTTCCAGATGGGAGTCAAACTAACTCCATATCCAATCATAGACATATCTAATGGCCTGCAACATTCAATCATACAGAAACAATATACAGCATCAGCCATATCCAATGGACTTGACTAGTTTAACAATGAAAAGCATGGTGGGATTTCAAATGGCCTTGAGCAACCTTGTCATCCAAAGGTTACAAAATGATGCCAAATACCTGTTTGCAGCTTGAAAGGAACACAAGAATCTTTGAATTAAGATGTGCCTTTATAAAACTCCATAACATGTCCAGCTTTTGCTCAAGAGGAACTACCATTGCAGTTTGCTGCAAACGATCAGGAGTTGATGTTGTGGACTTCTCATGCACACCTACATACTCTGGGTCCTTTAAACTGAGCCTTGCAAGATCCTGAATAGATTTTGTTTGAGTTGCAGAGAAAAGCAAGGTTTGTCTATGCTTAGGTAGCTGTGAAATAATTGCATTCAAAGTCTTCTTAAAGCCAACATCAAGAATACGATCTGCCTCATCAAGGACTAAAACCTGTTCCCTAGCCACAAAATTACAACCAGGTCAGCCAGGTGGAAGTGatattataacaaaataaatgtACTTGATGCTTCACATCAGAATAGAATAAGAGGTGTCCGATGAGGCAGAGGCAGCATAGGAGGAACAGGAATCACAAACAGATATTACAATTTACAACAACCGTTATTCTCCCTATTCTTTCTTGTATTAtccataaagaaaataataaggtTAAATGAAAAGATAAAAGAAGTGAAGGCATGCAAATCTTGACCTGAACTTGTGAACAATCAAAGTTTAGAGTTTCATCCATGTGCTGAAGAAGCCGTCCAGGAGTGCAAACCAAAATATTAAGTTCATTAACCCGCTCCTTTTCAGTGTCAATTTCCTTGCGCCCACCAATTAGGAGGCCAGCACTAAAGTTATGATACCTCCCAACAGCTTTCAATACATCAAAAAGCTGACCTGCTAACTCCCTTGTGGGAGATATTATAATGCTGCCGACCCCATCTTCATGTCCCCATCTTTCTCTATGTAACTTCTCCAGAACCTGAAATAGGAATAAGGCATGAGAGATCCATTTACGCAGATAATAACAAATGCTCCTATTAAACTACAAGATAAAGCCAGAACAACTTTTATCTGAGGAACTCAGATCTTCAGAAACTTGACTAAGTACTTCTGTTATTGCCTTATTGGAAATGTTGTTAACCCGTTATCAAATTGAAGTCCCATTAAACTACACCAAGCTATTCAAATAGTTAAGTCTCACAACACATTTTTCTTCTACCTAGCTTTCCCGCACTTGGTCATGAAGTAAGCAGCTGCTTAGTTACTACGACCACAAACACACAACTGTTTACATGATTGCATTGATTCTAATCTTAGGCAAATGTATTTTCTCTATGCTAAAACTCCCAAACCAGCAGAAAAGAATAACACAAAGACCAAACCAAGAAAACACAAAGTTCCCAAATTTTAATAACATACTCACAGGTATAACAAAAGCTAGGGTCTTCCCTGACCCAGTTTTTGCAGCACCCAGAATATCTCTCCCACAAAGAGCGTGCGGCAAAGAGGCTCTCTGTATCTCAGTCATAGAAACATAATCCGATTTCTTCAACCCGTCCAAAGTTTTCTTCGACATAGGCAATTCGCTGAACTTTGTGGAGCCAGCATACCGCGAGAAGGTGCCGTCTGAAAGGCGGCCGACAGGTGCATTAGATGGCAGAGGTGGTAGAGCCAAAGTATTGGAGCCGGAGTCGGGTTTTTGGGACTCGATCCATTCATTCAGTAACGAAACTTCTTCCTGTTCAGCGAATTTACGCTGCTTGCGCAGTTCTCTGGACTTGGATTTTGGCTTCCTCATTACGTTGGCTGAAAGAGAGAGATTTTGGGTTCTCTAGGTTTAGAACTGAGAAAAGGGTCGAGTTTGAGCACCAAAAGGAATCGGGAAAGATGGCAGATCAAGCGAAGTATCCAACAGGGACACGAGCAAGGGGGTTTAGGGTTTTGCGGtccattatttattaatttattaaaaaaaatatttgcccCACGTTGAAAGAATTTGATTTGGgattaattttgtaaattaaccttagaaaatttattactatcctttttcttattttctatttttaattttccatATTTTTTCACATATCCTAATCCTATTAAACTAAGAATaaggaaaaaattgaatttgtcctcaattcatatatttttataataatcacAAAGAAATATTAGTTTCTTTGAAAtttatatcaattaattaaattttttattcatgctAGAATTATTaatgctttattttttttattgttattaaggtttaatatatatttataaaaaaattgaaatctataaaatataatttaatttttccatttatcaaataattttttatgattattatttttgaaaatgtcaTTATTCCTATTATTATCTAGAATCACTTCTAAATATCATTTATTATatagttaattaaaataattataggaaataaattatcaatattttttatgattattaattatgttattatGTTTAATTTTCTAAAACTTAAGGGGAGCCGAATAAAACCTCGATTTTCTCTAAGAAGCCGGGGAAGCAGCTTAAACGTAAGAACGGAGAAGCCATCACCAAAGGAAACGAATTCCCCATTTCCCTCTTATCAACAGACACTCTTTCTCAGATCTCCCCTTTCAACTCCAGTTTCTTCAAGAGCCATTAGCCAATTTTTTAGCTTCTGTAGATACATACAACGCGTTTCGCACAGCCCAAAATAGAGTGTATGATGGGTAACAGAAACAGAGCAGAAACTGAAATAGAGGCTTGTTTAAATGAAGCCTTGTTGTTTGCTACCATCTGTATAATTGGGATGCCCGTTGATGTGCATGTCAGGGATGGCTCTGTCTATTCTGGAACTTTCCACACTGCCTCTGTTGACAAGGAGTATGGTgaggtttttcttttttttttttaatttaattgtattaGTTTATGAATCTCATAAATTGATTATCGTTTGTGGTCTGGATCTGAATTGCATATTCTTATGGTTTTTTATAAGGAATTTTATCCGGGTTTCTAATGATATTATGTTGGTATTGCTTAATGTGATGCGATCGGATTGATTTCTGATATGGGCTTATACCAATCCTGTACAATTTTTTCCTAAAGCTATCAAGAGTTTCACTGTTATACTGTTTAGTTTCTTCGGGGGATGAAGCCTGTGCTTCTTTCGCCAAATGCTTCGATCACCAACAGTCGACCTATTAACGACATATAGCACTTCACCATAATGGTTTTGGTGAACTCTTTTCTGCCCAAGATTGGAACACATAGCTACGAACGTAGAACCCACTCATGAGCAGAttgttaatgatgtttatgcaaactTACATCCTGTTGTGAACCAACGCCCCTGCCCTTGTGAGTTGTGTCAATGGCAACAATTATCCATCTATCTCAAAATCATTATAGAGAATAGGACATTAGACTGGTGGACTCGTACCTCTATTCCTCCCCTAAAAGTTGTCAATCACATTGTCACATATGAAATTTTTCCTAGGACTTTTTCATGAAATGCCTCTTAGAGCATCACCAATTAAACCTTGCTGAGATCATGGTCCACACTATAGCAGACTTGCTAGGTTTAAAACATATATCCCTCTATGTTTGCATACTTGACCACATCCATGTGGGCCTAAAATGTGTTAGGCAAATTAATGCAATTGTAGAATTTGAAATTACATTTCTTTACAGattgtattattttatataggTATTGTTCTAAAGGAAGCAAAATTGACCAAGAAGGGCAAATGTGATGCAAATGTGGCCAACGGGAATGTGATTGAAACTCTTGTAATTCTTTCAGGTGACCTTGTCCAAGTTGTAGCCAAGGTAAGCCACTTCTTCTTTTTTAGATCTTTGTTAGTATTAGGGATACAACATGGAAATTTCTATCTGATGTGCATGAGGCTGTTTCTATAGGGAGTTTTATTCCCAGCAGATGGTTTCATGGGAAATATAGCTAGTGATAATGTAGAAGCTGCTGTAGTCAATGTTCCTTCTTCTGAGATTTTAATGAGTGGGGCAAAGGAATCTAACAAGTCGACCACAGATAAGAAGAAAGTAAATGAAAACAGGTACCATTTAATGTTTAATTTCAGTTAGAGatcacaattttaaaattagagtGCAAATAATAGCAATGTTTGCTCCTTTTCCGCGTTAGCTATTCAATATATGTTTAGAAATTTTTGTCATTACATGCTAACTTGGAAGAAATGTTTCActaaattgaatataaattttatacttGTGAAGGTTATTTCAAAAGACATAAAAGGAAGAAATATTTAGTTGATATTGCCACTGTGAGCACAATTAAATCAGATTTTTATG
The genomic region above belongs to Manihot esculenta cultivar AM560-2 chromosome 3, M.esculenta_v8, whole genome shotgun sequence and contains:
- the LOC110612008 gene encoding DEAD-box ATP-dependent RNA helicase 32 isoform X1, with protein sequence MRKPKSKSRELRKQRKFAEQEEVSLLNEWIESQKPDSGSNTLALPPLPSNAPVGRLSDGTFSRYAGSTKFSELPMSKKTLDGLKKSDYVSMTEIQRASLPHALCGRDILGAAKTGSGKTLAFVIPVLEKLHRERWGHEDGVGSIIISPTRELAGQLFDVLKAVGRYHNFSAGLLIGGRKEIDTEKERVNELNILVCTPGRLLQHMDETLNFDCSQVQVLVLDEADRILDVGFKKTLNAIISQLPKHRQTLLFSATQTKSIQDLARLSLKDPEYVGVHEKSTTSTPDRLQQTAMVVPLEQKLDMLWSFIKAHLNSKILVFLSSCKQVKFVFEAFKKLRPGIPLKCLHGKMKQGKRMVIYSQFCEKRSVLFSTDVASRGLDFNKAVDWVVQVDCPEDVASYIHRVGRTARYVSGGRSVLFLMPSEMKMLEKLQAAKVPIQFIKANNKRLQPVSGLFSALLVKDSDLQDLAKRAFVTYLRSIHIQKDKEVFDVMKLPIDEFSASMGLPMTPKLRFLNQKIKGKMMSGIQLDNADKDIASLATGAFREEDLEGQREELDIGNSGEADVEKGFLLSKETEHEGEEKTSELGPILPGTRVLKKKKLKINIHRPVGTRVVFDEEGNTLPPLARVADGKNVDNSSLLDQGKREEYYKKMREDLKQADKEDKALDRQRRREKRIKEKMKRKKQTSDSEEDRDEEEDVSASEGEKMGDRKPKRSKIYFDSDSDDGKTTEDREKLVKTDSISLAEQEALALKLLSTMH
- the LOC110612008 gene encoding DEAD-box ATP-dependent RNA helicase 32 isoform X2 → MRKPKSKSRELRKQRKFAEQEEVSLLNEWIESQKPDSGSNTLALPPLPSNAPVGRLSDGTFSRYAGSTKFSELPMSKKTLDGLKKSDYVSMTEIQRASLPHALCGRDILGAAKTGSGKTLAFVIPVLEKLHRERWGHEDGVGSIIISPTRELAGQLFDVLKAVGRYHNFSAGLLIGGRKEIDTEKERVNELNILVCTPGRLLQHMDETLNFDCSQVQVLVLDEADRILDVGFKKTLNAIISQLPKHRQTLLFSATQTKSIQDLARLSLKDPEYVGVHEKSTTSTPDRLQQTAMVVPLEQKLDMLWSFIKAHLNSKILVFLSSCKQVKFVFEAFKKLRPGIPLKCLHGKMKQGKRMVIYSQFCEKRSVLFSTDVASRGLDFNKAVDWVVQVDCPEDVASYIHRVGRTARYVSGGRSVLFLMPSEMKMLEKLQAAKVPIQFIKANNKRLQPVSGLFSALLVKDSDLQDLAKRAFVTYLRSIHIQKDKEVFDVMKLPIDEFSASMGLPMTPKLRFLNQKIKGKMMSGIQLDNADKDIASLATGAFREEDLEGQREELDIGNSGEADVEKGFLLSKETEHEGEEKTSELGPILPGTRVLKKKKVADGKNVDNSSLLDQGKREEYYKKMREDLKQADKEDKALDRQRRREKRIKEKMKRKKQTSDSEEDRDEEEDVSASEGEKMGDRKPKRSKIYFDSDSDDGKTTEDREKLVKTDSISLAEQEALALKLLSTMH